The following coding sequences are from one Haliotis asinina isolate JCU_RB_2024 chromosome 3, JCU_Hal_asi_v2, whole genome shotgun sequence window:
- the LOC137278185 gene encoding uncharacterized protein, with protein sequence MRKSMLIVVLGVLTMVQSSVQSQCVQGINCQLPSCFCSTTRLNMDLEEIPQIVYFGFDDALNVEMASHYRRLFSPDRKNPNGCPITMSLYVQDQYTDYRLVHEFYIKGMEIGVHSVTHTSISTGDKLEYEADQQRKNLANLGRIPIEDIVGWRSPNLKTAGDVQPDILKSLGYTYDISLTYTRSKLGMERPWPYTLDYGYPFSCMVTPCPKPGSRHPGFWEVPVNSLVDYKNAYPCPYVDGCFNRPDNEEQAFKYLWQNFLDYYKGSRTPFGFNMHAAWFWSEHNLNAMDRFIQQVLALKNVYIVSVKQMLDWMREPTPISQIQTLSSWRCGTPHTSNNATVSTTPVSTPSSTSTTTTTLSTTSSTTTPTTTTTATTSTTATTPKTTSSATTTKPTTFIRFPTTTTSKSTKSTKLNTKVHPSQIVETSVSDSHSTVSVQVPPVMSPNHKPSTPKISFPTAVSKLLTTTAKNGGAPRARSSAQTPSLQSTATFGSPSQSLSQSSLPCIQGWNCRLPDCMCRTTHQPGGLAEADTPQMVYFTFDGPINVNSYLNLVHLFDSGRKNPNNCSISATMFVSKGGNYMTYLKRLAGMGIEVGLRGDDMDAYRRSNSLEIDLDNEINYLQAKLPVRNLKGWRSPALKPLGDAQFKILRSQNLLYDSTLSLPTPQTKNDFVWPYTLDFRWRDRCDIRGCPVGAYPGLWEVPIVPLLDYTQSYFCTYADGCMFNPPTADDTFNFLWRNFKDHYDGNRAPFGVTLRQQWFSHFIYKPNLAGLDRFMRKLVSMRDVYIVSIEQVLDWMKNPTPLAELGTFLPWQC encoded by the coding sequence ATGAGAAAGTCGATGCTGATAGTCGTGTTGGGTGTGCTCACCATGGTCCAAAGCAGTGTTCAGTCCCAGTGTGTTCAGGGGATTAACTGTCAACTACCAAGCTGCTTCTGCAGTACCACACGACTAAATATGGACTTGGAGGAGATTCCGCAAATCGTGTACTTTGGGTTTGATGATGCTTTGAATGTAGAAATGGCTAGTCACTACCGCCGTCTGTTTTCGCCCGACAGGAAGAACCCTAACGGGTGTCCAATCACTATGAGTCTGTACGTACAGGATCAGTATACGGACTACCGACTGGTGCATGAGTTTTACATCAAGGGGATGGAGATTGGGGTTCACAGTGTCACGCACACATCCATCAGCACTGGGGACAAACTCGAGTACGAGGCTGATCAACAAAGAAAGAACCTAGCAAATCTTGGACGCATTCCTATTGAAGACATCGTTGGATGGCGAAGCCCTAATCTGAAGACAGCTGGTGATGTGCAACCAGACATTCTCAAGTCTTTAGGGTATACGTATGACATATCTTTGACTTACACACGAAGCAAGTTAGGAATGGAACGTCCGTGGCCGTACACACTCGACTACGGGTATCCCTTCAGCTGCATGGTGACCCCTTGCCCGAAACCAGGATCCCGGCACCCTGGTTTCTGGGAAGTACCCGTCAATTCTTTAGTGGACTACAAGAACGCCTACCCTTGCCCCTATGTTGATGGCTGCTTCAACCGACCAGACAATGAGGAACAAGCTTTTAAATATTTGTGGCAAAACTTTTTAGATTATTATAAAGGTTCCCGAACACCGTTTGGTTTCAATATGCATGCTGCATGGTTCTGGTCGGAGCACAACCTAAATGCCATGGACAGGTTTATTCAACAGGTGCTGGCGCTGAAGAATGTTTATATTGTTAGTGTGAAGCAGATGTTAGACTGGATGAGGGAACCTACTCCCATATCTCAAATACAGACGTTATCTTCATGGAGATGTGGAACACCACATACGTCAAATAATGCAACAGTATCAACTACGCCAGTATCAACACCAAGTTCGACTTCAACAACCACGACTACACTATCAACTACATCCAGTACGACAACtccaaccacaaccacaacagctactacttcaacaacagcaacaacgcCAAAAACTACGTCGTCTGCGACGACGACGAAGCCCACTACATTTATTCGTTTCCCTACGACGACCACGTCAAAAAGCACCAAAAGCACCAAGTTAAATACTAAGGTGCATCCGTCGCAGATTGTTGAGACATCTGTCTCAGattctcattccacagtgtctGTACAAGTTCCTCCTGTAATGTCTCCTAACCACAAACCATCAACGCCCAAGATTTCCTTCCCTACAGCTGTAAGCAAACTACTAACAACAACGGCAAAAAACGGGGGAGCGCCACGAGCACGGAGCTCAGCACAAACGCCGTCCCTGCAGTCAACTGCAACATTTGGATCCCCATCACAGTCGCTTTCCCAGTCATCATTGCCATGTATTCAAGGCTGGAACTGTAGGCTACCTGACTGTATGTGCAGAACAACTCACCAGCCAGGTGGGTTAGCAGAGGCGGACACACCCCAGATGGTGTACTTCACCTTTGATGGCCCAATCAACGTAAACTCGTATCTTAATCTCGTGCATCTGTTTGACTCTGGCAGAAAGAACCCCAACAATTGCTCCATCTCGGCGACAATGTTCGTATCAAAGGGTGGGAACTACATGACATACCTCAAACGTTTGGCTGGAATGGGTATAGAAGTTGGACTGAGAGGGGACGACATGGATGCATATCGACGTTCCAACTCGTTAGAGATAGATCTAGACAACGAGATCAACTATCTCCAAGCTAAACTTCCCGTCAGAAACCTCAAGGGTTGGAGAAGCCCCGCTTTGAAGCCACTCGGAGACGCCCAGTTCAAGATCCTCAGGTCTCAGAACCTCCTGTATGACAGCACCCTGTCCCTACCGACTCCACAGACCAAAAATGACTTTGTCTGGCCTTACACACTCGACTTCCGCTGGAGGGATAGATGCGACATCAGAGGTTGCCCCGTGGGGGCTTATCCTGGATTATGGGAGGTCCCTATTGTGCCTCTTCTGGACTACACACAAAGCTATTTCTGCACATACGCTGACGGCTGCATGTTCAACCCACCAACAGCAGACGACACCTTCAACTTCTTGTGGCGGAACTTCAAGGACCATTATGATGGTAACCGAGCACCTTTCGGTGTAACACTGAGACAACAGTGGTTCTCCCACTTCATCTACAAACCAAACTTGGCAGGTCTTGACAGATTCATGCGGAAGTTAGTGTCCATGAGAGATGTTTATATTGTTTCCATTGAACAAGTTCTGGACTGGATGAAGAACCCTACTCCGCTTGCAGAACTTGGAACCTTCCTACCTTGGCAGTGCTAG